The Thiorhodovibrio litoralis genome includes a window with the following:
- a CDS encoding DUF2189 domain-containing protein, translating into MSTYVLSTAHLPQRRFQIHHKPWRQPFQWLEDGWADLRAAPVISLVHGLIIGLLVAALGRWLGASEPFYLVPFAFGGFLIIAPVLALSLLALAKQREDGPGEDAAKPPLSALALLSRNASALGLFGLFLLLVFINWVMLSNLLFGGVFHELMPTYEQVRPLPVMFAESWPFALVFGGLALILAALVFRASALALPLMVDHKIDPFNAAFASWRAVGENAASMALWALLLALLTGLGLLTFGLGFIVLMPWMANASWHGYRDIIRLQAGEDGNQQRASEPS; encoded by the coding sequence ATGAGTACCTATGTTCTCTCCACCGCTCACCTGCCTCAACGCAGGTTTCAGATTCACCACAAGCCCTGGCGCCAGCCCTTCCAATGGCTTGAGGACGGCTGGGCGGATCTCCGCGCCGCGCCGGTCATCAGCCTGGTCCATGGGCTGATCATCGGCTTGCTGGTGGCCGCACTCGGTCGTTGGTTGGGTGCGAGCGAGCCGTTTTATCTGGTGCCCTTCGCCTTTGGCGGATTCTTGATCATCGCGCCGGTGCTCGCGCTGAGTTTGTTGGCGCTGGCCAAACAACGCGAGGATGGCCCGGGCGAGGATGCCGCCAAACCACCACTGTCGGCGCTCGCGCTGCTCTCCCGCAATGCCTCGGCGCTTGGCCTCTTTGGCCTGTTTCTGCTGCTGGTGTTCATCAATTGGGTCATGCTGTCCAATCTGCTGTTCGGCGGTGTCTTTCATGAGCTGATGCCGACCTACGAACAGGTACGACCCTTGCCGGTGATGTTCGCCGAGAGTTGGCCTTTCGCGCTGGTCTTCGGCGGTTTGGCGCTGATCCTCGCGGCCTTGGTGTTTCGCGCCAGCGCCCTGGCGCTGCCGCTGATGGTGGACCACAAGATCGACCCGTTCAATGCCGCTTTCGCCAGTTGGCGGGCAGTGGGTGAGAACGCGGCCAGCATGGCCCTGTGGGCCTTGCTTCTGGCGCTGCTCACCGGCCTTGGTCTGCTGACGTTTGGCCTGGGATTCATTGTGCTCATGCCTTGGATGGCCAATGCATCCTGGCACGGGTACCGCGATATCATCAGGCTCCAGGCGGGCGAGGATGGGAACCAGCAGCGCGCTTCCGAGCCCAGTTAG
- a CDS encoding CBS domain-containing protein, giving the protein MQVQDVMTSNVRAISHNASIGEAATLMRDQNVGFLPVTDENPDGNQVVGTLTDRDITVRGLAAGFPPETAVGEVMSAGVDFQYADADLQAAAQLMQARQVRRLVVLDQSNRCVGVVSLGDISVGSGDPVLGGATLKGISEDSPTSPASAQPSPAAPVA; this is encoded by the coding sequence ATGCAAGTCCAAGATGTCATGACCTCGAATGTTCGCGCCATCTCCCACAACGCCTCCATAGGCGAAGCCGCCACGCTGATGCGTGATCAAAATGTCGGCTTTCTGCCGGTGACCGATGAGAACCCCGATGGGAACCAGGTGGTCGGCACCCTGACCGACCGCGACATCACGGTACGCGGCCTCGCCGCCGGTTTTCCGCCGGAGACGGCCGTCGGCGAGGTGATGAGCGCCGGGGTGGATTTCCAATACGCCGATGCCGATCTGCAAGCCGCAGCTCAGTTGATGCAAGCGCGCCAGGTGCGCCGCTTGGTGGTCTTGGATCAGTCCAACCGCTGCGTCGGTGTGGTGTCGCTCGGTGATATCAGTGTTGGCAGCGGCGACCCGGTACTCGGCGGGGCCACGCTCAAGGGGATTTCCGAGGACAGTCCCACGTCCCCGGCGTCGGCGCAGCCCAGCCCGGCGGCCCCCGTGGCTTAG
- a CDS encoding acetyltransferase, translating into MFVKDAPSDKLVEVLSLRDLFNPLHPQVIGRFHVGEEAQDPEKFNKETLCFLSGEPFPRCWTDPHYRDAEVERVSQATSV; encoded by the coding sequence ATGTTTGTGAAGGACGCCCCCAGCGACAAGCTCGTCGAAGTACTCAGCTTGCGCGATCTGTTCAACCCACTGCACCCCCAGGTGATTGGCCGCTTTCACGTCGGCGAGGAAGCCCAGGATCCGGAGAAATTCAACAAGGAGACACTGTGTTTTCTCTCTGGCGAGCCATTCCCGCGCTGCTGGACCGACCCCCATTACCGCGATGCGGAGGTCGAGCGCGTCAGTCAGGCCACCAGCGTTTGA
- a CDS encoding cytochrome c3 family protein encodes MLKRLTNRLFLFIALLLVLVPAVMALSWIGTETVLQETADAEFCGSCHSMTPFVETHAEDVHGGNNAGGVVANCADCHLPHTRAQDYLHAKIRTGVHDVLAQGTAWLHPVDWLAKREERDQFVYDSGCLTCHSALKNASKGDPAALAAHKGYFSDQALGSCVSCHAQVGHKDLRAALAEHFDHVPPARAFAEQ; translated from the coding sequence ATGCTAAAGCGATTGACCAACCGTCTCTTTCTTTTCATTGCGCTGCTGCTCGTGCTGGTCCCTGCGGTGATGGCGCTCTCCTGGATCGGCACCGAGACGGTCTTACAGGAAACCGCCGATGCTGAGTTCTGCGGCAGCTGTCACAGTATGACGCCCTTTGTTGAAACCCATGCCGAGGATGTGCATGGCGGTAACAACGCCGGCGGCGTGGTCGCCAACTGCGCCGACTGTCATTTACCGCATACGCGAGCGCAGGATTATCTGCACGCTAAGATCCGCACCGGCGTGCATGATGTGCTTGCGCAAGGCACCGCCTGGCTGCACCCGGTCGATTGGCTCGCCAAGCGCGAGGAACGCGATCAGTTCGTCTATGATTCCGGCTGCCTGACCTGCCATAGCGCACTGAAGAATGCCTCCAAGGGCGATCCAGCCGCGCTCGCTGCGCACAAAGGTTATTTTTCCGACCAAGCGCTCGGCAGTTGCGTGAGCTGCCATGCCCAGGTTGGCCACAAGGATCTGCGCGCCGCCCTCGCGGAGCATTTCGATCATGTACCGCCCGCCCGCGCTTTTGCTGAACAATGA